The Labilibaculum sp. sequence TTATGAAAACAATAAAATTAGGCTTGATATTATTTTCCTTTCTTTTTTCCTTATCCACTTTTGCAGAAACATTAAAACCTGCTGAAGGAAAAGATATAAAAGAAGGCTATGAAATTGGTGACAGGCTACCGGATATTGTAGCAAAATCAATCGCCGGAAACGACATAAAACTAAGCTCGTTGGAAGGCAAATTGGTTTTAGTCGACTTTTGGGCTTCATGGTGCCCTCCTTGCCGTGCAGAAAACCCCAGAATTGTAGATGCTTACAATAAATTTAAAGACGCCAGCTTTAAAAATGGCAAAGGCTTTACAATTTATAGTTTTTCTCTTGATACCAAACAAGCTAATTGGAAAGCAGCAATAACTAAAGATAAACTTGAGTGGGATTACCATGTTAGCGAACTTAAGGGTTGGCACTCTCCTACATCAAACAAATTTGGCATTAACTCGATCCCGTCCAATTTTTTAATTGATGGAAATGGAATCATTTTAGCGAAAAACCTTAGAGGTGAAAAACTAGAATTAATCCTTCAATACTATCAAAAAAAGTAATAATCTCCTCAACACAAATGCGCCATTCATAAA is a genomic window containing:
- a CDS encoding TlpA disulfide reductase family protein; the protein is MKTIKLGLILFSFLFSLSTFAETLKPAEGKDIKEGYEIGDRLPDIVAKSIAGNDIKLSSLEGKLVLVDFWASWCPPCRAENPRIVDAYNKFKDASFKNGKGFTIYSFSLDTKQANWKAAITKDKLEWDYHVSELKGWHSPTSNKFGINSIPSNFLIDGNGIILAKNLRGEKLELILQYYQKK